Proteins encoded by one window of Taeniopygia guttata chromosome 1A, bTaeGut7.mat, whole genome shotgun sequence:
- the FEZF1 gene encoding fez family zinc finger protein 1 — protein sequence MDNSGNHTATKILATPPSRESLSARSNMISTPKPLAFSIERIMARTPEPRSIPVPQLLHGSVAKGDPKHPLHLNSSIPCMIPFVPVAYDTLPKAAVAGAEPRKAHLDSSSSPSFSCGDLLNCALSLKGDFPRDALPLQQYKLVRPRVVNHSSFHAMGALCYFNRGDSPCHPSSSVNIHPVASYFLSSPLHPQPKAYLAERNKLVLPTVDKYPAGVAFKDLSQAQLQHYMKESAQILSEKIAYKTSEFSRGSPSSKPKVFTCEVCGKVFNAHYNLTRHMPVHTGARPFVCKVCGKGFRQASTLCRHKIIHTQEKPHKCNQCGKAFNRSSTLNTHTRIHAGYKPFVCEFCGKGFHQKGNYKNHKLTHSGEKQFKCNICNKAFHQVYNLTFHMHTHNDKKPFTCPTCGKGFCRNFDLKKHVRKLHDSALGLPRPPAELGGPDPPPPPGALLQGPPPLQP from the exons ATGGACAATAGTGGCAACCACACGGCGACCAAAATCCTAGCGACTCCTCCGTCCAGAGAAAGCTTGTCTGCCAGGAGCAACATGATCAGCACGCCCAAGCCACTCGCCTTCTCCATTGAGCGCATCATGGCGCGGACTCCAGAGCCCCGCTCCATCCCCGTCCCGCAGCTCCTCCATGGCTCCGTGGCCAAAGGCGACCCCAAGCATCCGCTGCACCTCAACTCCTCCATCCCCTGCATGATCCCCTTTGTCCCGGTGGCGTACGATACCCTGCCCAAAGCAGCGGTGGCTGGAGCGGAACCCAGGAAGGCTCACTTAGATTCCTCTTCCTCGCCCTCCTTTAGCTGCGGCGATCTCTTGAACTGTGCCCTGAGCTTGAAAGGAGATTTCCCCCGCGATGCCCTGCCCTTGCAGCAGTACAAACTGGTAAGACCCCGAGTGGTCAATCACTCCTCCTTCCACGCCATGGGAGCCCTGTGCTATTTCAACCGAGGCGACAGCCCCTGTCACCCGTCCTCCAGTGTCAACATCCACCCGGTGGCTTCTTATTTCCTCAGCTCTCCCTTGCACCCGCAGCCCAAGGCTTACCTGGCGGAGCGGAACAAGCTGGTGCTACCGACCGTGGACAAGTACCCGGCGGGGGTGGCCTTCAAGGACTTATCGCAGGCTCAGTTGCAGCACTACATGAAAGAAAGTGCTCAGATTCTCTCGGAAAAAATCGCCTATAAGACGTCGGAGTTCAGCCGCGGCTCCCCGAGCAGCAAGCCCAAAGTTTTCACGTGTGAAGTTTGTGGAAAG GTATTTAATGCACATTATAACTTAACGCGCCATATGCCGGTACACACGGGAGCCAGACCCTTTGTTTGCAAAGTTTGcgggaagggtttcagacagGCGAGCACGCTGTGCCGGCACAAGATCATCCACACCCAG GAAAAGCCACACAAGTGCAACCAGTGCGGCAAAGCTTTTAACCGGAGCTCGACCCTGAACACGCACACGCGAATACACGCCGGCTATAAACCATTTGTCTGTGAATTTTGTGGCAAAGGATTTCACCAGAAAG GCAATTACAAAAACCACAAACTGACTCACAGCGGGGAGAAGCAGTTCAAGTGCAATATCTGCAACAAGGCTTTTCACCAGGTGTACAATCTGACCTTCCACATGCACACCCACAACGACAAGAAGCCCTTCACCTGCCCCACCTGCGGCAAAGGCTTCTGCAGGAACTTTGACCTCAAGAAGCACGTCCGTAAGCTGCATGACAGCGCCCTGGGACTGCCCCGGCCCCCCGCTGAGCTGGGGGGCCCCGacccgccgcccccgcccgggGCGCTGCTGCAGGGCCCGCCGCCGCTCCAGCCGTGA